From a single Nicotiana tabacum cultivar K326 chromosome 8, ASM71507v2, whole genome shotgun sequence genomic region:
- the LOC107812482 gene encoding uncharacterized protein LOC107812482, whose product MEVSNLSSELAVFGRMVMESVVEAIFAETLLAAQRSVASLLIVAGTMLKDANALPELIGAEKRFPFEELHKMEKAGVENKDGSDTEDDEDADDQDDDDADDEDFSGEEGGDDDEEGGDDDEEGDPEENPAANGNEGSDDEDDEDDEDDEDGDDDEDEEDEEDDEDEEDQPPAKKKK is encoded by the exons atggAGGTCAGTAATTTGAGCTCTGAATTAGCTGTTTTTGGGAGAATGGTGATGGAGTCTGTTGTTGAAGCCATATTTGCTGAGACCCTTTTGGCTGCTCAAAGATCTGTTGCTTCTTTGCTCATTGTG GCAGGAACTATGCTCAAGGATGCTAATGCATTGCCAGAGTTGATAGGCGCTGAGAAAAG GTTTCCATTCGAAGAGCTCCATAAAATGGAAAAGGCTGGAGTTGAGAACAAAGATGGCAGTGACACAGAGGATGATGAGGATGCTGATGATCAGGACGACGATGATGCTGACGATGAAGACTTTTCAGGCGAAGAAGGGggagatgatgatgaagaagggggagatgatgatgaagaaggggATCCGGAAGAGAATCCAGCGGCTAATGGCAATGAAGGCAGCGATGATGAAGACGATGAAGATGACGAAGACGATGAGGACGGGGATGATGATGAGgacgaggaagatgaagaagacgaCGAGGACGAGGAGGATCAACCACCTGCCAAGAAGAAAAAATGA